One stretch of Corallococcus exiguus DNA includes these proteins:
- a CDS encoding acyl-CoA carboxylase subunit beta, with protein MPTLVSQVEPASATFTTQRQEMLSRVAELRAIEQKSRDTEQLARDKFKQRGQLLPRERLALLLDRGSPFLELSTLCGYKHHDDSDGSLAGGNTIIGIGFVSGVRCLVFVSNSAVKGGTATPWGVQKALRAQEIALQNRLPVVSLVESGGANLLYQQEIFIPGGETFYNQAKLSAAGIPQVTVVHGSSTAGGAYIPGLSDHVVMVRGKAKVFLAGPPLLLAATGEVATDEDLGGAEMHTTVAGTSDHLAEDDADGIRIAREIVASLGWNDALPASARPAFEPPRYAVEELCGVVPMDHRKPYDCREVIARLVDGSDFSPFKDDYDALTVCGWARIEGRAVGLIGNNGPITAKGATKAGQFIQLCCQARTPIIYLQNTTGYMVGTQSEQGGIVKHGAKMLQAVANATVPQMTLLLGGAFGAGNYGMCGRAFHPRFIFAWPNARTAVMGGEQAAKVLTIVATEKARRAGLPPDQEFLDGMAKPLIEQFDRESDAFQCSARLFDDGVIDPRDTRRVLGFILATCDEASRRTLSPNSFGVARL; from the coding sequence GTGCCCACGCTCGTCTCCCAGGTCGAACCGGCCTCCGCCACCTTCACCACGCAGCGCCAGGAGATGCTCTCCCGCGTCGCGGAGCTGCGCGCCATCGAGCAGAAGTCGCGCGACACCGAGCAGCTGGCCCGGGACAAGTTCAAGCAGCGCGGGCAGCTGCTCCCACGTGAGCGACTGGCGCTGCTGCTCGACCGGGGTTCGCCCTTCCTGGAGCTCTCCACGCTCTGTGGCTACAAGCACCACGACGACAGCGACGGCTCGCTGGCCGGTGGGAACACCATCATCGGCATCGGCTTCGTGTCTGGCGTGCGCTGCCTGGTGTTCGTGAGCAACTCCGCCGTGAAGGGCGGCACGGCGACGCCCTGGGGTGTCCAGAAGGCGCTGCGTGCGCAGGAGATTGCCCTGCAGAACCGGCTGCCCGTGGTGTCGCTCGTGGAGAGTGGCGGGGCGAACCTGCTCTACCAGCAGGAGATCTTCATCCCGGGCGGGGAGACCTTCTACAACCAGGCGAAGCTGTCCGCGGCTGGCATCCCCCAGGTCACCGTCGTCCACGGTTCGAGCACGGCGGGCGGCGCGTACATCCCGGGCCTGTCCGACCACGTCGTCATGGTGCGCGGCAAGGCGAAGGTGTTCCTCGCTGGACCGCCCCTGCTGCTCGCGGCCACGGGCGAGGTCGCCACGGACGAGGACCTGGGCGGCGCGGAGATGCACACCACCGTGGCCGGCACCTCGGACCACCTCGCCGAGGACGACGCCGATGGCATCCGCATCGCGCGGGAAATTGTCGCGTCGCTCGGATGGAATGACGCCCTGCCGGCGTCCGCGCGTCCCGCCTTCGAGCCGCCCCGCTATGCGGTGGAGGAGCTGTGTGGTGTCGTGCCCATGGACCACCGCAAGCCCTACGACTGCCGCGAGGTGATTGCGCGGCTCGTGGATGGTTCGGACTTCTCGCCGTTCAAGGACGACTACGACGCGCTCACTGTTTGCGGCTGGGCGCGCATCGAGGGCCGGGCGGTGGGCCTCATTGGCAACAACGGGCCCATCACCGCGAAGGGCGCGACGAAGGCGGGGCAGTTCATCCAGCTCTGCTGCCAGGCGCGCACGCCCATCATCTACCTGCAGAACACCACGGGCTACATGGTGGGCACGCAGTCGGAGCAGGGCGGCATCGTGAAGCACGGCGCGAAGATGCTTCAGGCGGTGGCCAACGCGACCGTGCCGCAGATGACGCTCCTGCTGGGCGGTGCGTTCGGCGCGGGCAACTACGGCATGTGCGGCCGCGCGTTCCATCCGCGCTTCATCTTCGCCTGGCCCAACGCGCGCACTGCCGTGATGGGCGGCGAGCAGGCGGCGAAGGTGCTCACCATCGTCGCCACGGAGAAGGCCCGGCGCGCGGGGCTGCCGCCTGACCAGGAGTTCCTGGACGGGATGGCGAAGCCGCTCATCGAGCAGTTCGACCGCGAGTCGGATGCCTTCCAATGCAGCGCGCGGCTGTTCGACGACGGCGTCATCGACCCCCGGGACACGCGGCGGGTGCTCGGGTTCATCCTGGCCACGTGCGACGAGGCTTCGCGCCGCACGCTGTCGCCCAACTCCTTCGGCGTCGCCCGGCTGTAG